In Crassostrea angulata isolate pt1a10 chromosome 6, ASM2561291v2, whole genome shotgun sequence, a genomic segment contains:
- the LOC128187964 gene encoding protein retinal degeneration B-like isoform X1, producing MLIKEYRISLPMSVEEYRIAQLYMIQRKSREESHGEGSGVEIIENEPYEDGPGGNGQYTYKIYHVGSHLPGWFRAILPKSALRVEEEAWNAYPYTKTRYRCPFVEKLYLEIETRYLNDAGEQDNVFNLNSSELKNRVVDYLDIVKDPISSGDYKKEEDPKLFRSEKTGRGPLTENWLAEYARDSKIPAKKKCVMTAYKLCRVEFKYWGMQNKIERFIHDIGLRKTMLRAHRQAWCWQDEYYGLQLSDIRRLERETQLALAEKMKMVSMNEEEGDDNVEDTQSTPKIPISTSFDQAAAIKKQTPEHEASGKITPTGRKMSSEALHKRSLSGSTKHRMGHGSFHDVSTSRMFESLEQLQESSSDEEEFFDAKGHMTPCDESTFWSDEGSQGPSSSGIGSRDEEDRADSRAEGMISGDEYADARSVTSEDHIDTSLGKKVEQIRQHLYTEQSKDSSPPPSAGCKTNILFLVLHGGNLLDMHIDHVQASKRSDFSTFKMTFEQVMRTHYPGALNHIAFRLVSCPQICTETVNLLASLSPYGLDPQTPKSQEASLWTQDFVPLGAIALFASSNPEYHEGVNKMVAKANLVYQDFLTSGEGKGFTGQVCLLADSTASIMAYDALTSASLHCGRGMSTYDSNSSLNMEGNPRSWASKTSESSQAMSLSDPDLSKCCNIRDCACNTADKQFSKSDVSSATDNKLRRQNSGQRLSATTYLNVSEPPEHIRRTSTGSNYDGPCMKLDFEVSEFFMLGAPLGLVLAYRRMTSGDDSPPQSPMCNQVYNLFHSSDPAAVRLEPLVHESFKHIPPVKISRYNKFPLGDGEPIHVVETVQSNLNLFTNRRYSSGPFLQRQGSITSNISQMSGLGESAVSFITGVTSRWWGNKRLDFVLYCPEILHSFPVSALPHLFHASFWESSDVTSFILRQVLRYDVSLFESSGDVDLQSSLSGKVSREKWLKRRTTIKVKNLQPNHRGNDVMVLEDKPQVITARFMYGSYDVTSLSGEKVDVHVMDQQTGEWQYMGTEVTDKNGKLQFTIPSEKSLPQGMHPVKVVVRGDHSSADFYLCVLPPKTETVVFSIDGSFTASMSISGKDPKVRPGAVDVVRHWQEHGYLIVYVTARPDMQHKRVVTWLAKHNFPHGMVAFMDGLSKEPLKQKLSYLKTLQSDAKILYKAGYGSNKDIYVYKELGLSPQQIYIVGKSSKKQMTQAQVLSEGYAAHLSDLRAPGTTRQAVGNARLFIQKGSFTKTFQSEGKKALKRVPSNPTPAGDFKNKHDGLLHTTISVGPEGHTIIEHGGASTVRTRGTSPKPKLVLKDVPR from the exons ATGCTCATCAAGGAGTACCGGATCTCCCTGCCTATGAGTGTGGAGGAATACAGGATAGCTCAACTCTACATGATACAG AGGAAGAGTCGAGAGGAGAGCCATGGAGAGGGGAGCGGGGTGGAGATTATTGAGAACGAGCCGTATGAAGACGGTCCCGGGGGGAATGGGCAGTACACCTACAAGATCTACCATGTGGGCAGCCACCTACCAG GTTGGTTTCGTGCCATTCTGCCCAAGTCTGCCCTGCGAGTGGAGGAGGAGGCTTGGAATGCCTACCCATACACAAAGACTCGCTACAGGTGCCCCTTTGTGGAGAAGCTTTACCTGGAGATAGAAACACGGTACCTGAACGATGCGGGAGAACAGGATAATGTATTCAACCTGAACTCATCTGAACTCAAAAACAGGGTCGTAG ATTACTTGGACATTGTAAAGGATCCTATCTCCAGTGGGGACTACAAGAAAGAGGAGGACCCCAAGCTGTTCCGGTCGGAGAAGACCGGGCGTGGCCCGCTGACGGAAAACTGGCTGGCCGAGTACGCCCGCGACTCAAAGATCCCGGCCAAAAAGAAGTGTGTGATGACGGCGTACAAACTTTGTCGGGTCGAGTTCAAGTACTGGGGCATGCAGAACAAGATCGAGAGGTTCATACATGATATAG GTTTGAGGAAGACGATGCTTCGTGCTCACAGACAGGCCTGGTGCTGGCAGGATGAGTACTACGGCCTCCAACTCAGCGACATTCGACGACTTGAAAGAGAAACTCAGCTCGCACTGGCTGAGAAGATGAAAATGGTGTCAATGAATGAAGAAGAGGGAGATGATAATGTCGAGGATACTCAAAGTACGCCCAAAATTCCAATCTCTACGTCCTTTGATCAGGCAGCAGCCATTAAGAAACAGACACCGGAACACGAAGCATCGGGGAAAATCACACCCACTGGAAGGAAGATGTCGTCGGAGGCCCTACACAAACGCTCGCTCAGTGGCTCAACTAAACACAGGATGGGACATG GATCTTTCCACGATGTTTCCACCTCCCGCATGTTTGAGAGTTTGGAACAGCTCCAAGAATCGAGCTCAGACGAGGAGGAGTTCTTCGATGCTAAAG GCCACATGACGCCGTGCGACGAGAGCACATTCTGGTCAGATGAGGGATCGCAGGGTCCGTCGAGCTCAG GCATTGGAAGTAGAG ATGAGGAGGATAGAGCTGATTCCAGGGCAGAGGGGATGATCAGTGGGGACGAGTATGCAGACGCACGGTCAGTGACCTCGGAGGATCACATAG ATACATCTCTTGGAAAGAAGGTGGAACAAATCCGACAACATCTGTACACGGAGCAGAGTAAGGACTCCTCCCCCCCACCGTCCGCTGGATGTAAGACCAACATCCTGTTCCTGGTTCTACATGGAG GAAACTTGCTTGACATGCACATCGACCACGTCCAAGCTTCCAAGAGAAGTGACTTCAGCACGTTTAAGATGACGTTTGAGCAGGTGATGAGGACCCACTACCCGGGGGCACTAAATCACATCGCCTTCAGACTAGTCTCCTGTCCCCAGATCTGCACAGAGACAGTCAACCTCCTCGCCAG CCTGAGTCCCTATGGACTGGACCCCCAGACACCAAAGTCCCAGGAAGCCTCTCTCTGGACCCAGGACTTTGTTCCCCTTGGGGCCATTGCATTGTTTGCTTCCTCAAACCCTGAGTACCATGAGGGTGTTAACAAGATGGTGGCCAAAGCTAACCTAGTGTATCAGGACTTCTTGACCTCTGGAGAGGGCAAGGGCTTTACTGGACAG GTGTGTCTGTTGGCGGACTCCACAGCATCCATCATGGCTTATGACGCCCTGACATCGGCCAGCCTTCACTGTGGCCGGGGAATGAGTACCTACGACAGCAACAGTAGTCTGAACATGGAGGGAAACCCAAGGAGCTGGGCCTCCAAGACCTCCGAGTCGAGTCAAGCCATGAGTCTGAGTGATCCCGATCTCTCCAAGTGTTGTAATATCAGAGACTGCGCATGTAACACGGCAGACAAACAGTTCAGTAAAAGTGATGTCTCGTCAGCGACAGACAACAAGCTTAGACGTCAGAACTCAGGTCAGAGACTCTCTGCGACGACGTATCTGAACGTCAGTGAGCCCCCGGAACACATCAGACGCACCAGCACCGGCAGTAACTATGATGGGCCGTGTATGAAGCTGGACTTTGAGGTGTCAGAGTTCTTTATGCTGGGGGCTCCCCTAGGGCTGGTGTTGGCCTACAGGAGAATGACATCGGGGGATGATTCCCCGCCCCAAAGTCCCATGTGCAATCAGGTGTACAATCTGTTCCACTCCAGTGACCCTGCAGCGGTCCGGCTAGAGCCTCTCGTCCACGAGTCTTTCAAACATATCCCACCTGTCAAAATCTCCAGGTACAACAAGTTTCCTCTCGGAGATGGAGAACCCATCCATGTAG TTGAGACAGTACAGAGTAACTTGAATCTGTTCACTAACCGGCGCTACTCCTCCGGTCCCTTCCTCCAGAGACAGGGAAGCATCACCAGCAATATCTCCCAGATGTCAGGCCTAGGAGAGTCCGCCGTGTCCTTTATCACTGGCG TGACCAGCAGGTGGTGGGGTAACAAGCGGCTGGACTTCGTCCTGTACTGTCCCGAGATCCTCCACTCCTTCCCGGTCTCTGCTCTCCCTCACCTGTTCCACGCGAGCTTCTGGGAGTCCAGTGATGTCACTTCCTTTATCCTACGACAG GTACTGAGGTATGATGTGTCTTTATTTGAGTCATCTGGTGATGTGGATCTACAGTCCAGTCTCAGTGGGAAGGTCTCCCGAGAGAAATGGTTAAAACGCAGAACTACAATTAAAGTCAAG AACTTGCAGCCAAATCATCGCGGAAACGATGTGATGGTGTTGGAGGACAAACCCCAGGTTATCACGGCCAGGTTCATGTACGGCTCGTACGACGTGACTTCACTGTCAGGGGAGAAG GTGGACGTCCATGTGATGGACCAGCAGACTGGGGAATGGCAGTACATGGGGACCGAGGTCACTGACAAAAACGGCAAGCTCCAGTTCACCATTCCATCTGAGAAGAGCCTGCCCCAGGGAATGCACCCGGTCAAAGTGGTCGTCAG GGGTGATCACAGCTCGGCCGACTTTTACCTGTGTGTCCTCCCCCCAAAGACAGAGACTGTGGTATTCAGCATCGATGGCTCCTTCACAGCCAGCATGTCTATTTCCGGGAAGGATCCCAAGGTCAGACCGGGAGCAGTAGACGTGGTCAG GCATTGGCAGGAGCACGGTTACCTGATCGTGTACGTGACCGCCCGCCCGGACATGCAGCACAAGAGAGTGGTCACGTGGCTGGCCAAACACAACTTCCCGCATGGAATGGTGGCGTTCATGGATGGTTTGTCCAAAGAACCACTGAAGCAGAAACTGTCCTATCTAAAGACTCTCCAGTCAGAC GCTAAAATACTGTATAAGGCAGGATATGGATCCAATAAAGACATCTACGTGTACAAAGAACTAGGCCTCAGCCCACAGCAGATCTATATAGTGGGGAAGTCTTCCAAGAAACAGATGACCCAAGCCCAG GTGCTGAGCGAGGGGTATGCGGCCCACCTGAGTGACCTCCGTGCCCCAGGGACCACTAGACAGGCTGTGGGAAACGCCCGCCTTTTCATCCAGAAGGGCTCCTTCACCAAGACATTCCAGTCTGAAGGAAAGAAGGCACTGAAGAGGGTGCCCTCCAATCCCACCCCTGCTggagattttaaaaacaaacatgaTGGACTCTTACACACGACTATATCAGTCGGGCCGGAGGGACACACCATAATAGAGCATGGGGGTGCCAGCACTGTCAGAACTAGGGGAACATCTCCAAAGCCAAAACTTGTACTAAAAGATGTTCCTAGATAG
- the LOC128187964 gene encoding protein retinal degeneration B-like isoform X3 has product MIQRKSREESHGEGSGVEIIENEPYEDGPGGNGQYTYKIYHVGSHLPGWFRAILPKSALRVEEEAWNAYPYTKTRYRCPFVEKLYLEIETRYLNDAGEQDNVFNLNSSELKNRVVDYLDIVKDPISSGDYKKEEDPKLFRSEKTGRGPLTENWLAEYARDSKIPAKKKCVMTAYKLCRVEFKYWGMQNKIERFIHDIGLRKTMLRAHRQAWCWQDEYYGLQLSDIRRLERETQLALAEKMKMVSMNEEEGDDNVEDTQSTPKIPISTSFDQAAAIKKQTPEHEASGKITPTGRKMSSEALHKRSLSGSTKHRMGHGSFHDVSTSRMFESLEQLQESSSDEEEFFDAKGHMTPCDESTFWSDEGSQGPSSSGIGSRDEEDRADSRAEGMISGDEYADARSVTSEDHIDTSLGKKVEQIRQHLYTEQSKDSSPPPSAGCKTNILFLVLHGGNLLDMHIDHVQASKRSDFSTFKMTFEQVMRTHYPGALNHIAFRLVSCPQICTETVNLLASLSPYGLDPQTPKSQEASLWTQDFVPLGAIALFASSNPEYHEGVNKMVAKANLVYQDFLTSGEGKGFTGQVCLLADSTASIMAYDALTSASLHCGRGMSTYDSNSSLNMEGNPRSWASKTSESSQAMSLSDPDLSKCCNIRDCACNTADKQFSKSDVSSATDNKLRRQNSGQRLSATTYLNVSEPPEHIRRTSTGSNYDGPCMKLDFEVSEFFMLGAPLGLVLAYRRMTSGDDSPPQSPMCNQVYNLFHSSDPAAVRLEPLVHESFKHIPPVKISRYNKFPLGDGEPIHVVETVQSNLNLFTNRRYSSGPFLQRQGSITSNISQMSGLGESAVSFITGVTSRWWGNKRLDFVLYCPEILHSFPVSALPHLFHASFWESSDVTSFILRQVLRYDVSLFESSGDVDLQSSLSGKVSREKWLKRRTTIKVKNLQPNHRGNDVMVLEDKPQVITARFMYGSYDVTSLSGEKVDVHVMDQQTGEWQYMGTEVTDKNGKLQFTIPSEKSLPQGMHPVKVVVRGDHSSADFYLCVLPPKTETVVFSIDGSFTASMSISGKDPKVRPGAVDVVRHWQEHGYLIVYVTARPDMQHKRVVTWLAKHNFPHGMVAFMDGLSKEPLKQKLSYLKTLQSDAKILYKAGYGSNKDIYVYKELGLSPQQIYIVGKSSKKQMTQAQVLSEGYAAHLSDLRAPGTTRQAVGNARLFIQKGSFTKTFQSEGKKALKRVPSNPTPAGDFKNKHDGLLHTTISVGPEGHTIIEHGGASTVRTRGTSPKPKLVLKDVPR; this is encoded by the exons ATGATACAG AGGAAGAGTCGAGAGGAGAGCCATGGAGAGGGGAGCGGGGTGGAGATTATTGAGAACGAGCCGTATGAAGACGGTCCCGGGGGGAATGGGCAGTACACCTACAAGATCTACCATGTGGGCAGCCACCTACCAG GTTGGTTTCGTGCCATTCTGCCCAAGTCTGCCCTGCGAGTGGAGGAGGAGGCTTGGAATGCCTACCCATACACAAAGACTCGCTACAGGTGCCCCTTTGTGGAGAAGCTTTACCTGGAGATAGAAACACGGTACCTGAACGATGCGGGAGAACAGGATAATGTATTCAACCTGAACTCATCTGAACTCAAAAACAGGGTCGTAG ATTACTTGGACATTGTAAAGGATCCTATCTCCAGTGGGGACTACAAGAAAGAGGAGGACCCCAAGCTGTTCCGGTCGGAGAAGACCGGGCGTGGCCCGCTGACGGAAAACTGGCTGGCCGAGTACGCCCGCGACTCAAAGATCCCGGCCAAAAAGAAGTGTGTGATGACGGCGTACAAACTTTGTCGGGTCGAGTTCAAGTACTGGGGCATGCAGAACAAGATCGAGAGGTTCATACATGATATAG GTTTGAGGAAGACGATGCTTCGTGCTCACAGACAGGCCTGGTGCTGGCAGGATGAGTACTACGGCCTCCAACTCAGCGACATTCGACGACTTGAAAGAGAAACTCAGCTCGCACTGGCTGAGAAGATGAAAATGGTGTCAATGAATGAAGAAGAGGGAGATGATAATGTCGAGGATACTCAAAGTACGCCCAAAATTCCAATCTCTACGTCCTTTGATCAGGCAGCAGCCATTAAGAAACAGACACCGGAACACGAAGCATCGGGGAAAATCACACCCACTGGAAGGAAGATGTCGTCGGAGGCCCTACACAAACGCTCGCTCAGTGGCTCAACTAAACACAGGATGGGACATG GATCTTTCCACGATGTTTCCACCTCCCGCATGTTTGAGAGTTTGGAACAGCTCCAAGAATCGAGCTCAGACGAGGAGGAGTTCTTCGATGCTAAAG GCCACATGACGCCGTGCGACGAGAGCACATTCTGGTCAGATGAGGGATCGCAGGGTCCGTCGAGCTCAG GCATTGGAAGTAGAG ATGAGGAGGATAGAGCTGATTCCAGGGCAGAGGGGATGATCAGTGGGGACGAGTATGCAGACGCACGGTCAGTGACCTCGGAGGATCACATAG ATACATCTCTTGGAAAGAAGGTGGAACAAATCCGACAACATCTGTACACGGAGCAGAGTAAGGACTCCTCCCCCCCACCGTCCGCTGGATGTAAGACCAACATCCTGTTCCTGGTTCTACATGGAG GAAACTTGCTTGACATGCACATCGACCACGTCCAAGCTTCCAAGAGAAGTGACTTCAGCACGTTTAAGATGACGTTTGAGCAGGTGATGAGGACCCACTACCCGGGGGCACTAAATCACATCGCCTTCAGACTAGTCTCCTGTCCCCAGATCTGCACAGAGACAGTCAACCTCCTCGCCAG CCTGAGTCCCTATGGACTGGACCCCCAGACACCAAAGTCCCAGGAAGCCTCTCTCTGGACCCAGGACTTTGTTCCCCTTGGGGCCATTGCATTGTTTGCTTCCTCAAACCCTGAGTACCATGAGGGTGTTAACAAGATGGTGGCCAAAGCTAACCTAGTGTATCAGGACTTCTTGACCTCTGGAGAGGGCAAGGGCTTTACTGGACAG GTGTGTCTGTTGGCGGACTCCACAGCATCCATCATGGCTTATGACGCCCTGACATCGGCCAGCCTTCACTGTGGCCGGGGAATGAGTACCTACGACAGCAACAGTAGTCTGAACATGGAGGGAAACCCAAGGAGCTGGGCCTCCAAGACCTCCGAGTCGAGTCAAGCCATGAGTCTGAGTGATCCCGATCTCTCCAAGTGTTGTAATATCAGAGACTGCGCATGTAACACGGCAGACAAACAGTTCAGTAAAAGTGATGTCTCGTCAGCGACAGACAACAAGCTTAGACGTCAGAACTCAGGTCAGAGACTCTCTGCGACGACGTATCTGAACGTCAGTGAGCCCCCGGAACACATCAGACGCACCAGCACCGGCAGTAACTATGATGGGCCGTGTATGAAGCTGGACTTTGAGGTGTCAGAGTTCTTTATGCTGGGGGCTCCCCTAGGGCTGGTGTTGGCCTACAGGAGAATGACATCGGGGGATGATTCCCCGCCCCAAAGTCCCATGTGCAATCAGGTGTACAATCTGTTCCACTCCAGTGACCCTGCAGCGGTCCGGCTAGAGCCTCTCGTCCACGAGTCTTTCAAACATATCCCACCTGTCAAAATCTCCAGGTACAACAAGTTTCCTCTCGGAGATGGAGAACCCATCCATGTAG TTGAGACAGTACAGAGTAACTTGAATCTGTTCACTAACCGGCGCTACTCCTCCGGTCCCTTCCTCCAGAGACAGGGAAGCATCACCAGCAATATCTCCCAGATGTCAGGCCTAGGAGAGTCCGCCGTGTCCTTTATCACTGGCG TGACCAGCAGGTGGTGGGGTAACAAGCGGCTGGACTTCGTCCTGTACTGTCCCGAGATCCTCCACTCCTTCCCGGTCTCTGCTCTCCCTCACCTGTTCCACGCGAGCTTCTGGGAGTCCAGTGATGTCACTTCCTTTATCCTACGACAG GTACTGAGGTATGATGTGTCTTTATTTGAGTCATCTGGTGATGTGGATCTACAGTCCAGTCTCAGTGGGAAGGTCTCCCGAGAGAAATGGTTAAAACGCAGAACTACAATTAAAGTCAAG AACTTGCAGCCAAATCATCGCGGAAACGATGTGATGGTGTTGGAGGACAAACCCCAGGTTATCACGGCCAGGTTCATGTACGGCTCGTACGACGTGACTTCACTGTCAGGGGAGAAG GTGGACGTCCATGTGATGGACCAGCAGACTGGGGAATGGCAGTACATGGGGACCGAGGTCACTGACAAAAACGGCAAGCTCCAGTTCACCATTCCATCTGAGAAGAGCCTGCCCCAGGGAATGCACCCGGTCAAAGTGGTCGTCAG GGGTGATCACAGCTCGGCCGACTTTTACCTGTGTGTCCTCCCCCCAAAGACAGAGACTGTGGTATTCAGCATCGATGGCTCCTTCACAGCCAGCATGTCTATTTCCGGGAAGGATCCCAAGGTCAGACCGGGAGCAGTAGACGTGGTCAG GCATTGGCAGGAGCACGGTTACCTGATCGTGTACGTGACCGCCCGCCCGGACATGCAGCACAAGAGAGTGGTCACGTGGCTGGCCAAACACAACTTCCCGCATGGAATGGTGGCGTTCATGGATGGTTTGTCCAAAGAACCACTGAAGCAGAAACTGTCCTATCTAAAGACTCTCCAGTCAGAC GCTAAAATACTGTATAAGGCAGGATATGGATCCAATAAAGACATCTACGTGTACAAAGAACTAGGCCTCAGCCCACAGCAGATCTATATAGTGGGGAAGTCTTCCAAGAAACAGATGACCCAAGCCCAG GTGCTGAGCGAGGGGTATGCGGCCCACCTGAGTGACCTCCGTGCCCCAGGGACCACTAGACAGGCTGTGGGAAACGCCCGCCTTTTCATCCAGAAGGGCTCCTTCACCAAGACATTCCAGTCTGAAGGAAAGAAGGCACTGAAGAGGGTGCCCTCCAATCCCACCCCTGCTggagattttaaaaacaaacatgaTGGACTCTTACACACGACTATATCAGTCGGGCCGGAGGGACACACCATAATAGAGCATGGGGGTGCCAGCACTGTCAGAACTAGGGGAACATCTCCAAAGCCAAAACTTGTACTAAAAGATGTTCCTAGATAG
- the LOC128187964 gene encoding protein retinal degeneration B-like isoform X5: MTAYKLCRVEFKYWGMQNKIERFIHDIGLRKTMLRAHRQAWCWQDEYYGLQLSDIRRLERETQLALAEKMKMVSMNEEEGDDNVEDTQSTPKIPISTSFDQAAAIKKQTPEHEASGKITPTGRKMSSEALHKRSLSGSTKHRMGHGSFHDVSTSRMFESLEQLQESSSDEEEFFDAKGHMTPCDESTFWSDEGSQGPSSSGIGSRDEEDRADSRAEGMISGDEYADARSVTSEDHIDTSLGKKVEQIRQHLYTEQSKDSSPPPSAGCKTNILFLVLHGGNLLDMHIDHVQASKRSDFSTFKMTFEQVMRTHYPGALNHIAFRLVSCPQICTETVNLLASLSPYGLDPQTPKSQEASLWTQDFVPLGAIALFASSNPEYHEGVNKMVAKANLVYQDFLTSGEGKGFTGQVCLLADSTASIMAYDALTSASLHCGRGMSTYDSNSSLNMEGNPRSWASKTSESSQAMSLSDPDLSKCCNIRDCACNTADKQFSKSDVSSATDNKLRRQNSGQRLSATTYLNVSEPPEHIRRTSTGSNYDGPCMKLDFEVSEFFMLGAPLGLVLAYRRMTSGDDSPPQSPMCNQVYNLFHSSDPAAVRLEPLVHESFKHIPPVKISRYNKFPLGDGEPIHVVETVQSNLNLFTNRRYSSGPFLQRQGSITSNISQMSGLGESAVSFITGVTSRWWGNKRLDFVLYCPEILHSFPVSALPHLFHASFWESSDVTSFILRQVLRYDVSLFESSGDVDLQSSLSGKVSREKWLKRRTTIKVKNLQPNHRGNDVMVLEDKPQVITARFMYGSYDVTSLSGEKVDVHVMDQQTGEWQYMGTEVTDKNGKLQFTIPSEKSLPQGMHPVKVVVRGDHSSADFYLCVLPPKTETVVFSIDGSFTASMSISGKDPKVRPGAVDVVRHWQEHGYLIVYVTARPDMQHKRVVTWLAKHNFPHGMVAFMDGLSKEPLKQKLSYLKTLQSDAKILYKAGYGSNKDIYVYKELGLSPQQIYIVGKSSKKQMTQAQVLSEGYAAHLSDLRAPGTTRQAVGNARLFIQKGSFTKTFQSEGKKALKRVPSNPTPAGDFKNKHDGLLHTTISVGPEGHTIIEHGGASTVRTRGTSPKPKLVLKDVPR, encoded by the exons ATGACGGCGTACAAACTTTGTCGGGTCGAGTTCAAGTACTGGGGCATGCAGAACAAGATCGAGAGGTTCATACATGATATAG GTTTGAGGAAGACGATGCTTCGTGCTCACAGACAGGCCTGGTGCTGGCAGGATGAGTACTACGGCCTCCAACTCAGCGACATTCGACGACTTGAAAGAGAAACTCAGCTCGCACTGGCTGAGAAGATGAAAATGGTGTCAATGAATGAAGAAGAGGGAGATGATAATGTCGAGGATACTCAAAGTACGCCCAAAATTCCAATCTCTACGTCCTTTGATCAGGCAGCAGCCATTAAGAAACAGACACCGGAACACGAAGCATCGGGGAAAATCACACCCACTGGAAGGAAGATGTCGTCGGAGGCCCTACACAAACGCTCGCTCAGTGGCTCAACTAAACACAGGATGGGACATG GATCTTTCCACGATGTTTCCACCTCCCGCATGTTTGAGAGTTTGGAACAGCTCCAAGAATCGAGCTCAGACGAGGAGGAGTTCTTCGATGCTAAAG GCCACATGACGCCGTGCGACGAGAGCACATTCTGGTCAGATGAGGGATCGCAGGGTCCGTCGAGCTCAG GCATTGGAAGTAGAG ATGAGGAGGATAGAGCTGATTCCAGGGCAGAGGGGATGATCAGTGGGGACGAGTATGCAGACGCACGGTCAGTGACCTCGGAGGATCACATAG ATACATCTCTTGGAAAGAAGGTGGAACAAATCCGACAACATCTGTACACGGAGCAGAGTAAGGACTCCTCCCCCCCACCGTCCGCTGGATGTAAGACCAACATCCTGTTCCTGGTTCTACATGGAG GAAACTTGCTTGACATGCACATCGACCACGTCCAAGCTTCCAAGAGAAGTGACTTCAGCACGTTTAAGATGACGTTTGAGCAGGTGATGAGGACCCACTACCCGGGGGCACTAAATCACATCGCCTTCAGACTAGTCTCCTGTCCCCAGATCTGCACAGAGACAGTCAACCTCCTCGCCAG CCTGAGTCCCTATGGACTGGACCCCCAGACACCAAAGTCCCAGGAAGCCTCTCTCTGGACCCAGGACTTTGTTCCCCTTGGGGCCATTGCATTGTTTGCTTCCTCAAACCCTGAGTACCATGAGGGTGTTAACAAGATGGTGGCCAAAGCTAACCTAGTGTATCAGGACTTCTTGACCTCTGGAGAGGGCAAGGGCTTTACTGGACAG GTGTGTCTGTTGGCGGACTCCACAGCATCCATCATGGCTTATGACGCCCTGACATCGGCCAGCCTTCACTGTGGCCGGGGAATGAGTACCTACGACAGCAACAGTAGTCTGAACATGGAGGGAAACCCAAGGAGCTGGGCCTCCAAGACCTCCGAGTCGAGTCAAGCCATGAGTCTGAGTGATCCCGATCTCTCCAAGTGTTGTAATATCAGAGACTGCGCATGTAACACGGCAGACAAACAGTTCAGTAAAAGTGATGTCTCGTCAGCGACAGACAACAAGCTTAGACGTCAGAACTCAGGTCAGAGACTCTCTGCGACGACGTATCTGAACGTCAGTGAGCCCCCGGAACACATCAGACGCACCAGCACCGGCAGTAACTATGATGGGCCGTGTATGAAGCTGGACTTTGAGGTGTCAGAGTTCTTTATGCTGGGGGCTCCCCTAGGGCTGGTGTTGGCCTACAGGAGAATGACATCGGGGGATGATTCCCCGCCCCAAAGTCCCATGTGCAATCAGGTGTACAATCTGTTCCACTCCAGTGACCCTGCAGCGGTCCGGCTAGAGCCTCTCGTCCACGAGTCTTTCAAACATATCCCACCTGTCAAAATCTCCAGGTACAACAAGTTTCCTCTCGGAGATGGAGAACCCATCCATGTAG TTGAGACAGTACAGAGTAACTTGAATCTGTTCACTAACCGGCGCTACTCCTCCGGTCCCTTCCTCCAGAGACAGGGAAGCATCACCAGCAATATCTCCCAGATGTCAGGCCTAGGAGAGTCCGCCGTGTCCTTTATCACTGGCG TGACCAGCAGGTGGTGGGGTAACAAGCGGCTGGACTTCGTCCTGTACTGTCCCGAGATCCTCCACTCCTTCCCGGTCTCTGCTCTCCCTCACCTGTTCCACGCGAGCTTCTGGGAGTCCAGTGATGTCACTTCCTTTATCCTACGACAG GTACTGAGGTATGATGTGTCTTTATTTGAGTCATCTGGTGATGTGGATCTACAGTCCAGTCTCAGTGGGAAGGTCTCCCGAGAGAAATGGTTAAAACGCAGAACTACAATTAAAGTCAAG AACTTGCAGCCAAATCATCGCGGAAACGATGTGATGGTGTTGGAGGACAAACCCCAGGTTATCACGGCCAGGTTCATGTACGGCTCGTACGACGTGACTTCACTGTCAGGGGAGAAG GTGGACGTCCATGTGATGGACCAGCAGACTGGGGAATGGCAGTACATGGGGACCGAGGTCACTGACAAAAACGGCAAGCTCCAGTTCACCATTCCATCTGAGAAGAGCCTGCCCCAGGGAATGCACCCGGTCAAAGTGGTCGTCAG GGGTGATCACAGCTCGGCCGACTTTTACCTGTGTGTCCTCCCCCCAAAGACAGAGACTGTGGTATTCAGCATCGATGGCTCCTTCACAGCCAGCATGTCTATTTCCGGGAAGGATCCCAAGGTCAGACCGGGAGCAGTAGACGTGGTCAG GCATTGGCAGGAGCACGGTTACCTGATCGTGTACGTGACCGCCCGCCCGGACATGCAGCACAAGAGAGTGGTCACGTGGCTGGCCAAACACAACTTCCCGCATGGAATGGTGGCGTTCATGGATGGTTTGTCCAAAGAACCACTGAAGCAGAAACTGTCCTATCTAAAGACTCTCCAGTCAGAC GCTAAAATACTGTATAAGGCAGGATATGGATCCAATAAAGACATCTACGTGTACAAAGAACTAGGCCTCAGCCCACAGCAGATCTATATAGTGGGGAAGTCTTCCAAGAAACAGATGACCCAAGCCCAG GTGCTGAGCGAGGGGTATGCGGCCCACCTGAGTGACCTCCGTGCCCCAGGGACCACTAGACAGGCTGTGGGAAACGCCCGCCTTTTCATCCAGAAGGGCTCCTTCACCAAGACATTCCAGTCTGAAGGAAAGAAGGCACTGAAGAGGGTGCCCTCCAATCCCACCCCTGCTggagattttaaaaacaaacatgaTGGACTCTTACACACGACTATATCAGTCGGGCCGGAGGGACACACCATAATAGAGCATGGGGGTGCCAGCACTGTCAGAACTAGGGGAACATCTCCAAAGCCAAAACTTGTACTAAAAGATGTTCCTAGATAG